The window ATATCAGGTAAACCGTACTATTTTGATATTATGCTGAAAATCATATCAGCGGCCGTTCTTTTAGGAGGTGCCATCTTTTTATACGAGCGGGTTTCCGTCAGTCAAGCTTTATTATATCTTCTTGGTGGCTTGGGTGGTTTTACTCTTTATCAAGCGCACTTTGGCTTCACTTCTGCTTGGCGTAAGTTCATTCTTTACCGAAAAGGGGAAGGTTTGCGTGCCCACATGATTATGTTAGCAACAGCAAGTCTTTTATTTTTACCTTTTCTAATAAAAGGATCCATATTCGGTCATCCAGTTGAAGGATATGTATCACCCGTCGGAATGTCTGTTTTGATCGGAGCCTTTTTGTTTGGCATTGGAATGCAGCTTGGAGACGGTTGTGCTTCTGGAACGCTTTATCATATAGGCGGCGGAGATGTTAACGGGATTGTGACGTTAATCGGATTTATTATAGGATCTGTAATCGCGACAACTCATTTCAATTGGTGGATGAATACGCCTCATTTTGAACCCATTTCCTTTATCCAAACCTTCGGGCCGCTGGGAGGATACATCTTTCAACTGATTATAATAGCCGTTGTGTTTGTTATCACGATTATGTTAGAGAAACGCCGAAATGGCCATTGGGTTGCGCCGACACTTAAACAGGGAAATGGTTGGAAATCGGTGTTTACCGGACCTTGGTCTCTTGTCATTGGCGGATTATTATTGGCTATTGTGAACACGCTCGTCCTGATTATTCAAGGAAAGCCTTGGGGAATCACTTCGGCGTTTGCCTTATGGGGAGCCAAAATTGTGCAGCTGTTCGGAGGCCATCCGGAACATTGGTCGTATTGGACTGATCCGGCGAGAGCAGCTTCTCTCCACAATCCATTATATATGGATATTACAACAGTGATGGATATTAGTGTGATGGTTGGAGCTTTATTGGCTGCGGCAGTTGCCGGTCGATTTAAGAAACCTATTCATTGGAAACGCCCGACAAGAATGACCATTGCTGCCCTATGCGGCGGAGTGATTATGGGTTATGGAGCTCGGATTTCCTTTGGCTGCAACATCGGATCTTATTTTGATGGAATCGCATCTTTCAGCGTTCATGGTTGGTTGTGGTTTGCTTCCGCTTATATAGGAAGTATGATTGGAGTCAAATTGCGCCCATATTGTGCTTATGAACAATAGAGAAAAGAGGGACTGGATTGTATTTCCAGTCCTTTTGTGTTTGGGAGAAAATAGTTAAAATCATCTAGGTTTGGGAAAGCAAATCGGTTTAATGAGCAATATGGCTTGATAAAGGATATAGTAAGAAAAAAAGGCCAAAATCATCATAAATCCTTGTAAAATGGGGAATGTATAGGAAACAAGCAGGGCGATGAATGTGCTGAAGGAATCGCCGGCATGAAAATAAGAACGGGGATGATTCCATTGAATAGCTTACGACACAATCGTGGAGACGAAGAAAGCAAAAACTCGAACGTTTTCGTTGGAAGAGCAAAAGAATATTTAAAAGATAAGAGAAAAGCGATGAAACTTATTCGGCGGGCGACAATAAAAGCAGGAAAAAACAGAAGGCGCCTTCGTGATGTTTGGAACAATTTGCAATTATTATTAGAACTGGCTAAAGCTTGGTCGAAAGGGGAATACCGCCAAATTCCTTATCGTTCGATGCTGTCCATTTTTGCGGCCATCGTCTATTTTGCTGTCCCAACGGATGCGATTCCTGATGTCTTGCTAGGATTTGGACTGATCGATGACTCGGCCGTCATTGGTTTTACATTAAAATTAGTGGAAAAAGACTTAGAGCGATTTAAACAGTGGAAAGAAAAAAAGAACAGTCCCCAAATGATTGATACAAAAGAATAATTTTATAATCCATTGAAAAGAGCTTTAAAATAGGAGTTCATACTGAAAAAGAAATGTTCATGTTTAAAAAAGGGGGAGGGGAAAAAACGAATGAGACAAAAGAAATTCTTTTGCATCATTCCGTGTGGCAAACGGAAAATTTGGGATCAACATCCAGAGTTCGGACCGGTGCGGGCTGATGCGGCCTATATCGGAATATTTCATCGCCTTTGTCAAAACTACGCTCGCCTGTTTTTTGATCATTGGGGCATTTTGTCGGCTAAGCATGGGTTATTGCTTCCGGATGATATTGTCCCTGGTAATTATGATTTATCTTTTTCAGATCATCATCGAAAATCGGAAATGATCGAAATAAGCCAACTGAGAGAACAAGCGGAGGTAAAAGGAGCCGCTGCGGTTGACGTGGTTGTCATGTTGGGTGGAAAAAAATTTCAACCCATTTTGCGGGAAATGTTCCCGGAATGCCACGATATTCAGTTTCCGCTCCAAGGAAGCAGAGGGATCGGCGACATGCAAAAACGATTAAAAGACGCAATAGAAAACAGGAACCCCATTCATAAAATTGATTTCGATTAAAATTTATTATAATAATGTTATGTTAACAAGTGGTCCGCAACGAATTTCTATATTATGTAATGGTAATGTGCTCACTGATGAATAAATCAAAAATCGGTAGCCTTTTTTTCTTTTATCAGATGATTCAGCTGGGTGATTTCGGGTATATAAGAACCGACTTCTCTTGATGGATGTTCAATCCATCACTATGTTTGTTGCATGATGTTTTCAATATGAGTCCATTTCCATTTTAACGTGTTTATCAAAAAGAAATGTTTGGAAACAGCTATTCGACTAAGTAGGAATTCAAATAAGTGTACATAATAATAAGTAAGATTGAAAAGGAAGGAAAGGATTCATTCATGGAGCATATTGAATATCCAGCTGAAGGCTACAGCAAAAAAAGATCCGCCTCTCAACAAGAAAAAAAACATCGTAAACCGGCGGCCGTATTATCAATCTCAACGGTTCCTCTTATTATGACACTTGGGAATTCTATGCTTATACCGGTTCTTCCAGTTATAGAAAAGCAATTGGGGATTTCGAATTTGCAATCGAGCTTGATTATTACGGTTTATTCAGTTGTTCCGATATTGCTTATTCCCATTGCCGGTTATCTTTCGGACAGACTGGGACGTAAAATGGTCATGATTCCGAGTTTGATCATTTCGGGAATAGGTGGGCTTTTGGCGGGATGGGCCTCTTGGAAGATGTCGAACCCATACTATATGATCCTGATCGGCAGGATGCTGCAAGGAGTGGGGGCATCTGGAGCTTTTCCTATTGTACTGCCCCTAGTCGGAGATTTGTTCCGACAAGAAGAGGAAGTAAGCGCGACGCTTGGTGTCATTGAAACGTCGAACACGCTTGGAAAAGTACTCAGTCCCATCTTGGGAGCTTTGTTGGCGGGTTGGATTTGGTTTATGCCTTTTTTTTCTTTTCCGTTATTTTGTTTAGTTTCTATTTTCCTTTTGCTTCTTTTCGTTAAAAGCCCAAAAAGAGAAGAAGAGAATAAAGAATCGATTCGTGAATTTATCCAAAAGGTGAAGGAAATTTTTCAGAGGGAAGGCAGATGGCTTTATGCCGTTTTTGCTATTGGGACTATATTAATGTTTGTTTTGTTTGGATTTCAATTTTATTTATCGAGCATCTTGGAAGATCAATTTCATACTGTTGGAATTATGAAAGGATTTTTGCTTGCGATCCCGCTCGCAGCTTTATGCTTCGCTTCTTTTTTAACCGGGAAATATATTAAAGGGAATAAAAAGACGATGAAATGGATTACAACGATCGGGCTTGTTGTCACTGCTATATCATTGTGTATGATCCTTTTTTCAGATCGATTGTGGTATATATTAGCCATTTTTGTGATCTGCGGGATCGGCATTGGCGCCGGCTTGCCTTGTATGGATGCCATGATCACAAGCAGCATTGAAAAGGAAGAGCGAGGGACGATTACTTCTATTTACAGTGCTATGCGTTTTGCCGGTGTAGCAGCGGGGCCTCCTGTCAGCTCCATTCTCATGAAAAATTCGGAATTTGTGATGTTCTTTATTTTGGCCTTTTTATGCCTCGTATCCGCTTTTTTTTCGATGAAAGCAATAAAGCCAAATTCTTAATGAAAAAGAACGAGAAGGAACTTTTCCTGCTCGTTCTTTATGTGCGCCCGGCATGTACATGAACTATAGGGTGTAAGTCCCGAACCCCGAAGACAGAAGTAGAGGTTAGCCAAGAGCAAGGGTGTCCGTGGTGACGCGGAATCTGAAGGAAGCTGGAGGCAAAACACCGGTCCGAGGAACACGAACCTCATATAAGGCTAGGTATGATTGAGTGAGTTTGCATAACAAAACAAAGCTCTTTCTGTCGAAGGTCATATCGAGTAAATGAGGCGGATAGATGGTGTGAAAGTGCATGTACTTACCCGGGGAGGTCTGGCGGATATGTGAAGTACTCTTCATAACCTACTTAGTGATAAGTAGCTGAACCGTCAGAAGTCAGCAGAGGTCATAGTATTAGTTGGTCTAGAACAACTAAGAAGGACCGAACAATTAAGAGAGAATAGCCCTTGGTATTCAGTGAGTCATGATGAACACAGAAAACGTAGTACCTCACTTGAGGGAGGAAGCGGTGAATCCCGTGGGAGACCTCTTGGAGGGTGGAGTGACCACTGGCATAAAGAGAACAGCTATTCACGGAAGTTATAAAGACTTGCGTCAATTATCTTAATTGAACCGCCGTATACGGAACCGTACGTACGGTGGTGTGAGAGGACGGGAGTTAATCGCTCCCTCCTACTCGATGTTTGCATTGATTTATCATCAAACTAAGGCAGCAAATAAAACAAAACAGCAAAGAAATGGGCAAATGATCCACCTAAAACAAACAGATGCCAAACCGCATGATGGTAATGAAATCCCCTCCACACGTAAAAAACTGTTCCCACTGTATAGAATATGCCGCCGATGACTAACAGTAAAATTCCGTTTGGAGCCACCGTTTCTGTCAGAGGACCCCATGCAACAACCACAAGCCAGCCCATCGCTACATACAAAAGAGTGGAGGTGTAAAGAAATTTATTCACAAAAAAACATTTAAAAATGGTTCCGCCCACAGCTATCCCCCACACGATGCCAAAAAGCGTCCATCCAAGCCAGCCTTTTATCGCCAGTAAAGCAAAGGGAGTATAAGTACCAGCGATAAAAAAATAGATCGACGAGTGATCGAAAATTTCAAATAATTTTTTTGCTTTCCCAGGCGGAAGGCTATGCACAATCGTGGAGGATAAGTATAAAAGAAGCATGGTGGCGCCGAACAACGTAAAACAAACGATATGAAGGGGTCCGCCATACGATGCAGAGTACACAATCAACATCACTAATGCCGCAATGCTAAACAGCGCTCCAATGCCGTGAGTAATCGAGTTGGCAATTTCCTCATTTTTTGAATAAGAATGCGTATTGGCCATTAGTCAGTCCTTTCCATCCATTAGGATCGTTCAACTTATTGAAAGACATTTGAAAAACTTTGTTATCCATAATGAAGCTTCCTATTCATTTTACCATAAAGTCTTTCGAGCATGTAAAATTGTACAGGTTAAATCTCAAAAAGTTATGGAAACAAATGTAAAATTAATGATAAATTAACAAATTTTTCATTCAGCATTAACAGTTTAATAGTTTAATAGATTACAGAGAAAAGAAACGATCTTGAACTAGGAGATGAAAAGTAGATGAAGCTGATTACGAAAAAAGGAGCCACATTCGCATTCGCACTAGCTTTAACCATTCCTGCTGTAACACCGGTTGCTGCGGCGAGTAACGAGAAAGTGAGCATTGATTCCATCCAATTTAACGGAATGAATCCACCTTCCACGATTGATCAAATGGTGAATACTTATACCGATGCATCAGTTGAGGTAAAATACAGCGATGGCAGAGTTCGAAAGTTTCCGCTTGCCTATAAAACATTGTTTAAATCGGAAGATCAAGTAGCCGCGAACAAAGGCGAAAAAATTCCGGCGGGTACACCGATTGATGTACATGGGAATCCCATTATGGATCACAGTGTTGAAGGTAAACCAACTTATTTTATATCGGATGCACCTGACTCAAATAGCTTATTAAATATAAAAGGTCAACTTTATATGGTGACCCATTATGAATACGACACATTTGATGCGGCCGGTCATTCAGCTTATGGATTAGTTCCAGCCTCTATGACTTTGACGAAATTAGCGCAGGATAAGAAAACTGGGGAGCTGAAAGCAGTAGAAGTGAAAAAAATTGATTTTTCTTCCGTAAATGGTCTTTGGATTCCATGTAATGGCAGTGTATCGCCTTGGAACACTCATCTCGGATCAGAAGAATATGAGCCGGATGCACGCAGTTTTGAATTCAATCCACAATCTTCTGCAAGAACCTGGACAGAAAGTTTTGCTAAGCTTTATTTTGGTGATGAATCGAAAGCAAATCCTTATTACTACGGATTTATTCCGGAGATTACGGTGAAGGAAGACGGTTCAACAAAGGTGGAAAAACATTATAGCGTTGGGCGCTTTTCACATGAATTAATGAAGGTGATGCCTGATAAACGTACAGCCTTTTTTGGTGATGATGGCTCTTATACTACTTTATTCATGTACGTAGCGGATAAGCCTGCGGATTTATCAGCAGGTACACTTTATGCTGCTAAATTTCATCAAACCGGTACTGAAAATGGCGGTAGCGGGAAATTAGAATGGATTAAGCTAGGTCATGCTACAGATAAAGAGATAAAAGATATCATTGACAGTGGCATTCAATTTAGTGATATTTTCGAAACTTCAGATGCGCCCAAAGAAGGCTTTACTGCCATCAAGCAATATTCCTACGGCAAAACAGAATATTTAAAATTAAAACCAGGAATGGAAAAAGCAGCTGCCTTTTTAGAATCACGACGTTATGCAGCCATGCTTGGAGCGACATCTGAATTTAATAAAATGGAAGGTGTTGCACTTAATGCAAAAGATAAAAAAGTTTATATAGCCATTTCAGACCAAAGCAGCGGAATGGCAAAAGATACAAAAGGAACAGATCCTGTTGACGATATTCAATTACCAGTCATTAAATCGGGTGTCACGTACCAATTGGATTTAACCGGCGGGCAAAAAGATAAGGATGGAAATGCCATTGATAGCGACTATGTTGCCGCGACCATGTCTGGTTTAATTGCCGGTGAAGATTTAACAACAGCGGATTCATACGGCAATACGGCTAATGTGGACAAAGTAGCCAATACGGATAATTTAAGCTATTCCGAGCCGCTTAGAACATTATTCATAGGCGAAGACAGCGGAAAACATACGAACAACTTTGTGTGGGCGTACAATGTCGATACAAAAAAATTGTCCCGTATTTTATCTGTTCCGGCCGGGGCAGAAGCAACCGGTTTGTCAGCGGTAGATAATATGAACGGTTTCTCTTATATTTTGAGCAATTTCCAGCATCCTGGAGATGAATTAGATCAAAACAGCATTACGGCTGTTGACAAATCAGAGTTAAAAAAAGCGATGGAAGAAAAGATTGGAATCGATAAAACAGGCGGTGTTGGGTATATAACCGGACTGCCTTCACTCACAAAATTGCCGAAGCCTTATAAATTCAAAGATGTAGACAAAAGTCATTGGGCTTATGAATATGTCTCGGATTTACAATTAAGAGGAATCGCAAAAGGCATGACAGAAAAATCTTTTGTGCCGAACCAAAATGTGACTCGCGGCCAGTTTACTTCCCTTATCGTCCGTGCTTTAGGATTAGAAGCAAAGGGAAAACCGCCATTTAAGGATATTAAAGGTTTGGAACTTTCTCAAGATATTGCCGCAGCCTATGAAGCAGGAATCATTGATGGAAAAACAAAGGATAAATTTGCTCCGAACGACACAATTACTCGCGAGCAAACAGCGAAAATCTTAATGAAGGCCTATGAAGTGAAAACGGGACAACGTATTGCGACCACACATAAAACCATTTTTAAAGATACATCTGCGATTTCAGCAGAATTTTTGCCCTATGTCAATGCGGCCTACGAAAAAGGCTTCCTTAGTGGCTATCGAGATGGTACCTTTGCTCCTAATAAAAACTTAACTCGTGCTCAAGCGGCCAAACTCGTTGATTTATTTTTAAAAAATGTGGAATCATAGACAAACGGTTGATCCGTTATGCCGATGAGTATCTTTGCTGATCATCGTTGCTTGTTTGTAAAGACTGTGAGTAACTCTGATGTTTATACAGTGGCTTATTCGAACATAAGGATGGTTGTTAAAATAGGAAAAGGCTGGCTCAATATCGCTCCAACGCGATGTTTTGAGTCAGTCTTTTTTTGACAATGGGAGGTATGATAGTTTTCAAAGGCTTGCTTTTTTAATTAAATGTGTATGAATAAGAGAGAGCAGATGCCGTTAAAGAATGCTAAAAAACATGATGAAAAAGCGATGCTGGAATTCGTTACTGCACACTTTCAGAATGAATTGTTTTGAAAAAAAGAAAAAAGTAAGATAGTATAGGAAACGAATATTTACAAAATAAGAAGGAAGAGAGATATGATTGTAAAAACGGAACAAGAACTAGAAGGGTTAAAGCAAAGCGGTAAAGTGATGGCCGCGATTCGCGACCAATTAAAAATCCATACAAAGCCCGGCATCACAACAAAGGAATTAGATGAATTAGCCGGAAAATTATTTGCAGAATACGGTGCAGAATCAGGACCGAAAAAAGAATACAATTTTCCCGGCTATACTTGTATAAGCGTGAATGATGAAGTAGCACACGGAATACCCGGCGACAAGGTCATTCAAGAAGGGGATCTTGTAAATATTGATGTCTCCGGGTCTTTCGACGGTTTTTTTACAGATACGGGAATTTCATTTGTTGTCGGCAATGGGGATCCAGAACTGTATCGATTATGTGAAACGGCGGAGAAAGCTTTTCAACAAGGAATATTAAAAGCAAAAGCGGGGTCTAAACAAAATCAAATTGGTAAAGCAGTGATGAAAGAAGCAAAGCGCAATGGCTTTTCTGTCATCCTGAATTTAACCGGCCATGGAGTTGGCCGATCACTCCATGAAAAGCCCGATCATATATTGAATTATTACGACCCGTGGGATAATGAATTATTAAAAGAGGGTCTTGTCATTGCGGTTGAGCCGTTTATCTCTACAGGGGCTGATATGATTGAAGAAGCAGGAGATGGATGGACTTACAAAACTCCTGACGGCAGCCTGGTGGCTCAAGTGGAGCATACTATTATCGTAACAAAAGATAAGCCGATTATTTTGACTTTGTAGAAGGAGAAAAGAAATCGACAGCTGGGAGGCTGTCGATTTTTTCCTATGTGCGCCCGGCATGTACATGAACTATAGGGTGTAAGTCCCGAACCCCGAAGACAGAAGTAGAGGTTAGCCAAGAGCAAGGGTGTCCGTGGTGACGCGGAATCTGAAGGAAGCTGGAGGCAAAACACCGGTCCGAGGAACACGAACCTCATATAAGGCTAGGTATGATTGAGTGAGTTTGCATAACAAAACAAAGCTCTTTCTGTCGAAGGTCATATCGAGTAAATGAGGCGGATAGATGGTGTGAAAGTGCATGTACTTACCCGGGGAGGTCTGGCGGATATGTGAAGTACTCTTCATAACCTACTTAGTGATAAGTAGCTGAACCGTCAGAAGTCAGCAGAGGTCATAGTATTAGTTGGTCTAGAACAACTAAGAAGGACCGAACAATTAAGAGAGAATAGCCCTTGGTATTCAGTGAGTCATGATGAACACAGAAAACGTAGTACCTCACTTGAGGGAGGAAGCGGTGAATCCCGTGGGAGACCTCTTGGAGGGTGGAGTGACCACTGGCATAAAGAGAACAGCTATTCACGGAAGTTATAAAGACTTGCGTCAATTATCTTAATTGAACCGCCGTATACGGAACCGTACGTACGGTGGTGTGAGAGGACGGGAGTTAATCGCTCCCTCCTACTCGATTTATGAAATCACTGTTTCTTCCTCTAAGACGTACGAATTTCGTCCTGCACCTAGTCCAGAAACCAATTGAACGGTTGTGGCTGCCACCAGAAGAAAGAGGGGAACGAACCAGTGGCCTGTCAAGTCATGCAAAAGTCCAAACAGAAAAGGGCCAAATGCTGCGAACAAATATCCGATTGATTGAGCCATACCCGAAAGTCTTGCCGCCGTATAATCCGTTTTTGCCCGCAAAGAAATAAAAGTCAAAGCTAAACCGAACGTCGCTCCTTGCGAGATGCCTATGAGCAAAACCCACCAAATCGTATAATCGGGATTTTCCATTAGAAGTCCTGCATAGCCGATAATCCCGATCAAGCAGACGATGGTGGATAAAAGCCGCTGACTACTCCAGCGCTCTGCAAGGATCGGAACTATAAAGGTCGCCGGCATACCAACAAACTGCATGATGGAGACCATCCAACCCGATGCCTCAGCGCTCATTCCACGATCTTGAAAAACGTTGGGAAACCAATTAATGGATATATAAAAAACAAAAGACTGGAATCCCATAAAAATCGTCACTTTCCAAGCAAGCTTGG of the Bacillus smithii genome contains:
- a CDS encoding YkvA family protein — protein: MIPLNSLRHNRGDEESKNSNVFVGRAKEYLKDKRKAMKLIRRATIKAGKNRRRLRDVWNNLQLLLELAKAWSKGEYRQIPYRSMLSIFAAIVYFAVPTDAIPDVLLGFGLIDDSAVIGFTLKLVEKDLERFKQWKEKKNSPQMIDTKE
- a CDS encoding MFS transporter, with product MEHIEYPAEGYSKKRSASQQEKKHRKPAAVLSISTVPLIMTLGNSMLIPVLPVIEKQLGISNLQSSLIITVYSVVPILLIPIAGYLSDRLGRKMVMIPSLIISGIGGLLAGWASWKMSNPYYMILIGRMLQGVGASGAFPIVLPLVGDLFRQEEEVSATLGVIETSNTLGKVLSPILGALLAGWIWFMPFFSFPLFCLVSIFLLLLFVKSPKREEENKESIREFIQKVKEIFQREGRWLYAVFAIGTILMFVLFGFQFYLSSILEDQFHTVGIMKGFLLAIPLAALCFASFLTGKYIKGNKKTMKWITTIGLVVTAISLCMILFSDRLWYILAIFVICGIGIGAGLPCMDAMITSSIEKEERGTITSIYSAMRFAGVAAGPPVSSILMKNSEFVMFFILAFLCLVSAFFSMKAIKPNS
- the trhA gene encoding PAQR family membrane homeostasis protein TrhA; its protein translation is MANTHSYSKNEEIANSITHGIGALFSIAALVMLIVYSASYGGPLHIVCFTLFGATMLLLYLSSTIVHSLPPGKAKKLFEIFDHSSIYFFIAGTYTPFALLAIKGWLGWTLFGIVWGIAVGGTIFKCFFVNKFLYTSTLLYVAMGWLVVVAWGPLTETVAPNGILLLVIGGIFYTVGTVFYVWRGFHYHHAVWHLFVLGGSFAHFFAVLFYLLP
- a CDS encoding MFS transporter, with the protein product MGFQSFVFYISINWFPNVFQDRGMSAEASGWMVSIMQFVGMPATFIVPILAERWSSQRLLSTIVCLIGIIGYAGLLMENPDYTIWWVLLIGISQGATFGLALTFISLRAKTDYTAARLSGMAQSIGYLFAAFGPFLFGLLHDLTGHWFVPLFLLVAATTVQLVSGLGAGRNSYVLEEETVIS
- a CDS encoding S-layer homology domain-containing protein, with the protein product MKLITKKGATFAFALALTIPAVTPVAAASNEKVSIDSIQFNGMNPPSTIDQMVNTYTDASVEVKYSDGRVRKFPLAYKTLFKSEDQVAANKGEKIPAGTPIDVHGNPIMDHSVEGKPTYFISDAPDSNSLLNIKGQLYMVTHYEYDTFDAAGHSAYGLVPASMTLTKLAQDKKTGELKAVEVKKIDFSSVNGLWIPCNGSVSPWNTHLGSEEYEPDARSFEFNPQSSARTWTESFAKLYFGDESKANPYYYGFIPEITVKEDGSTKVEKHYSVGRFSHELMKVMPDKRTAFFGDDGSYTTLFMYVADKPADLSAGTLYAAKFHQTGTENGGSGKLEWIKLGHATDKEIKDIIDSGIQFSDIFETSDAPKEGFTAIKQYSYGKTEYLKLKPGMEKAAAFLESRRYAAMLGATSEFNKMEGVALNAKDKKVYIAISDQSSGMAKDTKGTDPVDDIQLPVIKSGVTYQLDLTGGQKDKDGNAIDSDYVAATMSGLIAGEDLTTADSYGNTANVDKVANTDNLSYSEPLRTLFIGEDSGKHTNNFVWAYNVDTKKLSRILSVPAGAEATGLSAVDNMNGFSYILSNFQHPGDELDQNSITAVDKSELKKAMEEKIGIDKTGGVGYITGLPSLTKLPKPYKFKDVDKSHWAYEYVSDLQLRGIAKGMTEKSFVPNQNVTRGQFTSLIVRALGLEAKGKPPFKDIKGLELSQDIAAAYEAGIIDGKTKDKFAPNDTITREQTAKILMKAYEVKTGQRIATTHKTIFKDTSAISAEFLPYVNAAYEKGFLSGYRDGTFAPNKNLTRAQAAKLVDLFLKNVES
- a CDS encoding YeeE/YedE family protein, encoding MELAAQNRTEQMKKPISGKPYYFDIMLKIISAAVLLGGAIFLYERVSVSQALLYLLGGLGGFTLYQAHFGFTSAWRKFILYRKGEGLRAHMIMLATASLLFLPFLIKGSIFGHPVEGYVSPVGMSVLIGAFLFGIGMQLGDGCASGTLYHIGGGDVNGIVTLIGFIIGSVIATTHFNWWMNTPHFEPISFIQTFGPLGGYIFQLIIIAVVFVITIMLEKRRNGHWVAPTLKQGNGWKSVFTGPWSLVIGGLLLAIVNTLVLIIQGKPWGITSAFALWGAKIVQLFGGHPEHWSYWTDPARAASLHNPLYMDITTVMDISVMVGALLAAAVAGRFKKPIHWKRPTRMTIAALCGGVIMGYGARISFGCNIGSYFDGIASFSVHGWLWFASAYIGSMIGVKLRPYCAYEQ
- the map gene encoding type I methionyl aminopeptidase; protein product: MIVKTEQELEGLKQSGKVMAAIRDQLKIHTKPGITTKELDELAGKLFAEYGAESGPKKEYNFPGYTCISVNDEVAHGIPGDKVIQEGDLVNIDVSGSFDGFFTDTGISFVVGNGDPELYRLCETAEKAFQQGILKAKAGSKQNQIGKAVMKEAKRNGFSVILNLTGHGVGRSLHEKPDHILNYYDPWDNELLKEGLVIAVEPFISTGADMIEEAGDGWTYKTPDGSLVAQVEHTIIVTKDKPIILTL
- a CDS encoding DUF6884 domain-containing protein, translated to MRQKKFFCIIPCGKRKIWDQHPEFGPVRADAAYIGIFHRLCQNYARLFFDHWGILSAKHGLLLPDDIVPGNYDLSFSDHHRKSEMIEISQLREQAEVKGAAAVDVVVMLGGKKFQPILREMFPECHDIQFPLQGSRGIGDMQKRLKDAIENRNPIHKIDFD